The following proteins come from a genomic window of Streptomyces sp. GS7:
- a CDS encoding FAD/NAD(P)-binding protein gives MHQAPDLPETKKIAIVGAGPRGLSVLERLCANVPDLAPDDRLHIHIIDPYDPGPGRVWRTDQPHELLMNTVACQVTIFSDESVECDGPIQEGPSLYEWARFLTLMGSLSDYPAHIRTEARQLGPDTYPSRSFYGHYLRWAYQHIVTTAPPSVQIRHERATAIGLKDTTRERQEIILSTGHVLSDLDAVILAQGHLDERGTNETRLAAHAAERNLTYLAPSNPADADLSTIRPQEAVALRGLGLNFFDYLALLTTGRGGRFESHKGSLIYRPSGREPRLLAGSRRGIPYHARGENEKGVSQRHQPLFLTPELIRDLRECADAGRTVNFRRDVWPLVSREVQAVYYATLLTNRHCRCLGERFLSKYSATDDDAATEHLLDEFTIAPHERWSWERIDRPYGDHCFTSIAEFHNWLLPYLRQDLAHADQGNVSDPLKAALDVLRDLRNEIRLIADHGGISGTSYDTDLDKWYTPLNAFLSIGPPARRVREMVALMEAGILSVVGPRMTVHPDRLGSRFLVTSAITNSRPLPVTAVIEARLPETDIRNTQDVLLTQLVKAGAASAYHIADPSGPGYQTGGLAVTERPYRVLDASGTPHPKRFAYGIPTEHVHWVTAAGVRPGVNSVILSDSDAIARAALTAPALVAAPPKESSRHDHPA, from the coding sequence ATGCACCAGGCACCTGACTTACCGGAGACGAAGAAGATAGCCATCGTCGGGGCCGGGCCACGTGGCCTGTCAGTTCTCGAGCGGCTTTGCGCCAACGTCCCCGACCTGGCGCCCGACGACCGCCTGCACATCCACATCATCGACCCCTACGATCCCGGGCCAGGGCGGGTGTGGCGGACAGACCAGCCGCACGAGCTACTGATGAACACGGTCGCCTGCCAAGTGACCATCTTCTCCGACGAGAGCGTCGAGTGCGACGGGCCAATCCAGGAGGGCCCCAGCCTGTATGAGTGGGCACGCTTTCTGACCCTGATGGGATCACTGTCGGACTACCCCGCACACATACGCACCGAGGCTCGCCAGCTGGGCCCGGACACCTACCCGTCCCGCTCCTTCTACGGCCACTACTTGCGCTGGGCGTACCAACACATCGTCACGACCGCACCGCCCTCGGTACAGATCCGACACGAGCGCGCCACAGCCATCGGTCTGAAAGACACGACAAGAGAACGCCAGGAGATCATCCTGAGCACCGGACACGTGCTCAGCGACCTCGACGCAGTGATCCTGGCGCAAGGTCACCTCGACGAACGCGGGACCAACGAAACCCGTCTGGCCGCCCACGCCGCCGAGCGAAACCTGACCTATCTCGCCCCCTCCAACCCCGCCGACGCCGACCTCTCCACCATCCGGCCACAGGAAGCAGTAGCCCTACGCGGTCTGGGGCTGAACTTCTTCGACTACTTGGCACTCCTCACCACCGGCCGCGGTGGACGGTTCGAGAGCCACAAGGGTTCACTGATCTACCGGCCCTCTGGCCGCGAGCCCAGACTGCTGGCCGGCTCTCGGCGTGGCATCCCCTACCACGCACGGGGCGAGAACGAAAAGGGCGTTTCCCAGCGCCATCAGCCCCTGTTCCTGACACCAGAACTCATCAGGGACCTGCGTGAGTGTGCTGACGCAGGCCGGACGGTGAACTTCCGGCGGGACGTATGGCCATTGGTCAGCCGCGAGGTGCAGGCGGTCTACTACGCGACCTTGCTGACCAACCGGCACTGCCGTTGCCTGGGGGAGCGCTTCCTCAGCAAATACAGCGCCACGGACGACGATGCAGCCACCGAGCACCTGCTGGACGAGTTCACCATCGCACCGCACGAGCGCTGGTCTTGGGAGCGTATCGACCGCCCGTACGGAGACCACTGCTTCACCAGCATCGCAGAGTTCCACAACTGGCTGCTGCCGTACCTGCGACAAGACCTTGCGCACGCCGACCAGGGCAACGTATCCGACCCGCTCAAGGCCGCCCTCGATGTCTTGCGCGACCTGCGCAACGAGATCCGTCTCATCGCCGACCACGGAGGCATCAGCGGCACCTCCTATGACACGGACCTGGACAAGTGGTACACACCACTCAACGCCTTCCTGTCCATCGGGCCTCCCGCACGTCGAGTACGCGAGATGGTCGCCCTCATGGAAGCCGGAATACTGAGCGTCGTCGGACCCCGCATGACCGTCCACCCTGACCGGCTCGGCAGCCGCTTCCTGGTCACGTCCGCAATCACCAACTCCCGGCCCCTCCCCGTCACCGCCGTGATCGAGGCCAGGCTGCCCGAAACGGATATCCGCAATACGCAAGACGTCCTGCTGACCCAACTCGTGAAGGCCGGCGCGGCGAGCGCCTACCACATCGCCGACCCGTCCGGCCCTGGTTACCAAACCGGCGGCCTGGCCGTCACCGAACGGCCCTACAGGGTCCTCGATGCCTCCGGCACCCCGCACCCCAAACGCTTTGCCTACGGCATCCCCACTGAACACGTCCATTGGGTCACCGCCGCCGGCGTCCGTCCCGGAGTGAACTCGGTGATCCTCAGCGATTCCGACGCCATTGCGCGAGCTGCTCTGACCGCCCCCGCCCTGGTTGCTGCCCCACCGAAGGAGTCGAGCCGGCATGACCACCCCGCATGA
- the pcaB gene encoding 3-carboxy-cis,cis-muconate cycloisomerase: MTTPHELVDVGLLSTVSSGTPIEAAVSDRAWLQAMLDAEAALARAQASLGLIPKASAKAITAAARADRYDIADLAHRAREAANPVVALVTELQRTVAADHPAAADHVHRGGTSQDILDSAAMLVATRALQLIHQDVERILRALARLAALHRDTPMAGRTLTQHAVPTTFGLKAAGWLFAIHQAAQRTQAAMTSLPAQLGGAAGTLAAYHEYALLDGASTEHGSPALLLAEAFAEELGLAAPLLPWHTARVPIAALGADLSLLVGTLGKLGADVQVLARTEVSEAAEPAVEGRGASSAMPQKRNPVLATLLVSAAMQVPPLAATLAHCLVSEDERPSGAWHAEWNPLREALRITGGAAHTAAELCEGLTVDRERMAQNLQLTGGQVVAERVVARLSDAMGKASAKKHITALTNAAGQGEGTFAQNLAADAEVLQYLTDLPLSDLLDPAQYLGASAELIDRLLAHCAPAVQPAVSDVPKP, from the coding sequence ATGACCACCCCGCATGAACTGGTAGACGTCGGACTGCTGTCCACAGTGAGCTCCGGCACCCCCATCGAGGCGGCCGTCAGCGACAGGGCATGGCTGCAGGCGATGCTGGATGCTGAGGCAGCCTTGGCCCGGGCGCAGGCAAGCCTCGGACTGATCCCCAAAGCGTCCGCCAAAGCCATCACCGCAGCTGCCCGAGCCGACCGATACGACATCGCCGACCTGGCTCACCGGGCCCGTGAGGCCGCAAACCCTGTGGTCGCTCTGGTGACTGAACTCCAGCGCACCGTGGCCGCTGACCACCCCGCGGCCGCCGACCACGTCCACCGCGGGGGAACCAGCCAGGACATCCTCGACTCCGCTGCCATGCTGGTCGCCACCCGTGCCCTACAGCTGATTCACCAAGACGTCGAACGGATCCTCCGCGCCCTGGCCCGCCTGGCCGCCCTCCACCGCGACACCCCCATGGCCGGACGGACCCTGACACAGCATGCCGTGCCTACCACCTTCGGCCTCAAGGCAGCCGGATGGCTCTTCGCCATCCACCAGGCAGCCCAACGCACCCAGGCGGCCATGACCTCCTTGCCTGCCCAATTGGGTGGCGCCGCTGGCACCTTGGCCGCCTATCACGAATACGCGCTGCTGGATGGGGCCTCAACCGAACACGGCAGCCCCGCTTTACTGCTGGCCGAGGCATTCGCCGAAGAGCTGGGACTTGCCGCACCTCTCCTGCCATGGCACACCGCCCGAGTCCCGATAGCCGCTCTCGGAGCCGATCTCTCCCTCCTCGTCGGCACCCTGGGCAAGCTTGGTGCAGACGTGCAGGTACTGGCACGCACCGAAGTGTCCGAGGCAGCCGAACCGGCAGTCGAGGGACGCGGAGCATCTTCCGCCATGCCGCAAAAGCGCAACCCCGTCCTGGCCACCCTCCTGGTCTCCGCGGCGATGCAGGTGCCTCCCCTCGCCGCCACCCTTGCTCATTGCCTGGTGAGCGAAGATGAGCGACCATCTGGTGCTTGGCATGCCGAGTGGAACCCACTGCGCGAGGCCCTGCGCATCACCGGCGGAGCAGCTCACACCGCCGCGGAACTGTGCGAGGGACTCACCGTGGACCGCGAACGGATGGCCCAGAACCTGCAGCTGACCGGGGGTCAAGTCGTCGCCGAGCGCGTCGTCGCCCGGCTGAGTGACGCCATGGGCAAGGCTTCAGCGAAGAAGCACATTACCGCGCTCACCAATGCCGCTGGCCAGGGTGAGGGTACCTTCGCACAGAATCTGGCTGCTGACGCTGAGGTGTTGCAGTACCTCACAGACCTCCCGCTCAGCGACCTTCTCGACCCTGCCCAGTATCTGGGCGCCAGTGCGGAGCTCATCGATCGCCTCCTGGCCCACTGCGCCCCCGCCGTGCAGCCGGCAGTCTCCGACGTTCCCAAGCCATGA
- a CDS encoding aromatic ring-hydroxylating oxygenase subunit alpha codes for MTIPWPPSYYTSEEHLNLEQERIFEKSWLCVARSSQIAAPGSFIRARAGREDLILVRKPDGEIRALINLCRHRGATLCTEKQGQFKNSIRCPYHGWAFNLDGHLTSAPFLHDLPPETKERHLFTAQVTEWLGYLWVNLDPLAKPLMEQIGPLLQHRFGDKDVPGRYGCEDLQVAKEVTYDVEANWKILYENFCECYHCPTMHPEICQILPSWRTGYGTVSGPDGPKMEGSLLADEVTGFSLSGKPAAATLPGVLPEDARTFHGILLWPNVHLMFIPDHVMCMRFEPVAPARTRVITQWLFHPDAIKMPGFSPDDAAALVDITAREDFEACERVQNATASSYFEEFHTPHESLILDFRKWVHDRLHPDLQRQPAESLT; via the coding sequence ATGACGATCCCGTGGCCGCCCTCCTACTACACCAGCGAAGAGCATCTGAACCTGGAGCAGGAAAGGATCTTTGAAAAATCCTGGCTCTGCGTGGCTCGTTCCTCCCAAATCGCCGCCCCCGGCTCCTTCATACGCGCGCGGGCCGGTCGAGAAGACCTGATCCTGGTGCGGAAGCCTGATGGAGAGATACGTGCCCTGATCAACCTTTGCCGGCACCGTGGCGCCACGCTGTGTACGGAGAAACAGGGCCAATTCAAAAACTCCATCCGCTGTCCGTATCACGGCTGGGCCTTCAACCTGGACGGTCATCTCACCTCCGCACCCTTCCTGCACGATTTGCCGCCCGAGACGAAGGAACGGCATCTTTTCACCGCACAGGTGACCGAGTGGCTGGGCTACCTGTGGGTCAATCTGGACCCGTTGGCCAAGCCGCTTATGGAGCAGATCGGGCCGCTATTGCAGCACCGCTTCGGTGACAAGGACGTACCCGGCCGATATGGATGCGAAGACCTCCAGGTGGCCAAGGAGGTCACGTACGACGTTGAGGCAAACTGGAAGATCCTCTACGAGAACTTCTGTGAGTGCTACCACTGCCCCACGATGCACCCCGAGATCTGCCAGATCCTTCCCAGCTGGCGTACCGGGTATGGCACCGTCAGCGGCCCCGACGGCCCCAAGATGGAAGGCTCGCTGCTTGCGGACGAAGTCACCGGCTTCTCCCTCTCAGGGAAGCCTGCAGCAGCCACCCTTCCTGGCGTCCTTCCGGAAGATGCACGAACGTTTCACGGGATCCTGCTATGGCCCAATGTCCACCTCATGTTCATCCCCGACCACGTAATGTGCATGCGCTTTGAACCAGTAGCACCGGCACGCACCCGGGTCATCACACAATGGTTGTTCCATCCGGATGCAATAAAAATGCCAGGGTTCTCTCCCGACGACGCCGCCGCTCTCGTTGACATCACGGCTCGGGAAGATTTCGAAGCATGCGAACGGGTTCAGAATGCAACCGCTTCCTCATACTTCGAGGAATTCCATACCCCCCATGAGAGCCTGATCCTGGACTTCCGCAAGTGGGTCCATGATCGTCTCCATCCAGACCTACAGCGCCAGCCTGCTGAATCTCTCACGTGA
- a CDS encoding LysE/ArgO family amino acid transporter, translating into MIESALAGLWAGYGLAVPVGAVAVLMVNMTAQTSFRIGASAALGATTADVMYAVIAVTGGATVAGAIQPFSTPLRWVAFGILAFMAIRIFITAMRRGRAAGLGERQKGKNLRPLKSYTMFLGLTALNPWPAIYFVALILGRQSQERMSGTDSVVYVLAIAVASASWQLLLAGGGAIFGRLLTGARGRVLTAMVSSVLILGLGVSMVMDQ; encoded by the coding sequence ATGATCGAATCCGCCCTTGCGGGCCTGTGGGCGGGCTACGGACTGGCTGTACCCGTGGGTGCGGTGGCTGTGCTCATGGTCAATATGACAGCGCAGACTTCGTTCCGCATAGGTGCATCGGCAGCCCTGGGAGCGACAACCGCGGACGTCATGTATGCAGTGATCGCTGTAACAGGAGGCGCCACCGTGGCGGGCGCGATACAGCCCTTCTCGACTCCTCTACGCTGGGTCGCCTTCGGCATCCTGGCCTTCATGGCAATTCGAATCTTCATAACTGCCATGCGCCGAGGTCGTGCAGCAGGGCTCGGCGAGCGGCAGAAAGGAAAAAATCTACGGCCTCTGAAATCCTACACGATGTTCCTCGGGCTGACGGCCCTCAATCCGTGGCCAGCCATCTACTTTGTCGCACTCATCCTGGGCCGGCAGTCGCAAGAACGCATGTCGGGCACGGACTCGGTGGTCTACGTGCTGGCGATTGCAGTTGCCTCGGCCAGCTGGCAACTCCTGCTAGCGGGCGGTGGCGCGATATTCGGCAGACTTCTCACTGGCGCACGTGGCAGGGTATTGACCGCCATGGTATCCAGTGTCCTGATTCTTGGACTGGGCGTCAGCATGGTCATGGACCAGTGA
- the cynS gene encoding cyanase: MLTKSDAAILVRAAKIRMKLTWGDLAGAVGRPVAWTTAALLGQHPMTKEEAEAAATLLGLSQDAVEAFQLQPTRGTESPSVPTDPTVYRLHEVVQVYGTTIKELIHEEFGDGIMSAINFRLEVDRKSDPEGDRVVITLDGKFLAYQWE, encoded by the coding sequence ATGCTCACTAAATCTGATGCCGCAATTTTAGTGCGTGCCGCCAAGATTCGGATGAAGCTGACATGGGGTGACTTAGCTGGCGCGGTGGGCCGGCCGGTCGCATGGACCACAGCGGCCCTTCTGGGGCAGCACCCCATGACGAAGGAAGAAGCCGAGGCGGCAGCGACGCTACTGGGACTCAGCCAAGATGCCGTTGAGGCTTTCCAGCTACAACCCACCCGTGGCACTGAAAGCCCTTCAGTGCCGACCGACCCGACGGTCTATCGGCTGCACGAAGTGGTTCAAGTCTATGGGACCACTATCAAAGAACTCATCCATGAAGAGTTCGGCGACGGAATCATGAGTGCAATCAACTTCCGCTTGGAGGTAGATCGGAAGTCGGACCCGGAGGGCGACCGTGTTGTCATCACACTCGATGGGAAATTCCTCGCCTACCAGTGGGAGTAG
- a CDS encoding alpha-ketoglutarate-dependent dioxygenase AlkB, with amino-acid sequence MLHENGALFGRPSIVVAPGAILIPGWLSQEVQQELVTCSRKWAMGPAGMRRPRMPDGSWMHMQSVCLGWHWKPYQYSRIADDVDGERVRPMPQRIKSLARAAVQDAAQLDPTVSHNPDEFSPDAAIINFYDDDDRLGMHQDRAEDNSAPVVTLSLGDSCIFRFGNPVGRTKPWKDLVLQSGDLFVFGGPSRLAFHGVRRTLPGTSPAGLDIRRGRVSVTVRETGISDR; translated from the coding sequence GTGCTTCATGAGAACGGTGCGCTTTTTGGACGGCCTTCCATTGTCGTCGCACCGGGTGCGATCCTCATCCCCGGTTGGCTGAGCCAAGAGGTTCAACAGGAACTTGTGACCTGCTCCCGGAAGTGGGCGATGGGGCCCGCCGGTATGCGGCGACCTCGTATGCCAGATGGCTCATGGATGCACATGCAGTCCGTGTGTCTCGGATGGCATTGGAAACCGTACCAATACTCGCGCATTGCGGATGACGTGGACGGGGAACGCGTACGTCCCATGCCGCAACGAATTAAGAGCCTTGCGCGAGCTGCTGTGCAGGACGCCGCCCAATTAGACCCTACCGTGAGCCACAATCCTGACGAGTTTTCTCCAGATGCCGCGATCATCAACTTCTACGATGATGATGACAGGCTAGGTATGCATCAAGATCGCGCCGAGGATAATTCGGCCCCAGTGGTCACCCTCAGTCTGGGCGATAGCTGCATCTTCCGTTTCGGTAACCCAGTGGGAAGAACTAAGCCATGGAAGGATCTAGTTCTCCAAAGTGGTGACCTGTTCGTTTTCGGTGGACCATCTCGACTCGCCTTCCACGGAGTCAGGCGCACATTACCCGGAACGTCACCGGCGGGACTAGACATTCGACGCGGCCGAGTCAGCGTAACCGTCCGGGAAACAGGAATCTCGGATCGTTGA